The genomic segment TATTGATCCTTCCGGGCTCGCACATAAGCCTGCTCTGAAGACCAAAGAAGATGATTCTGGAGCCTCGTACGAGGCGGTAAGTTCTTCAGATAAGTTCTTCATTTTTGAAGCCAGCTAACTCCCCCTTTTGATTCTGCTTTcaggatcagctgttttagaaaaTCTTCCATCTGTAAGTATGGCGTAGGTCCAGCTGGTTGTTGTTCACTAACCGTTATATTCTTCTTTTATAGGCACCTGCATCGTCCGTTGGTGAGAGGGACCAATAAACTTCAGCAGAGGGCACCTGCAACTTTCCCCAGATGTCATTCGCCGATGACGTCTCCAATCAAAATACTGTTCCAGGTAAGAAATAATAACTTTATTATACACTACATAAACCTATACAATGAAAGGAACCATGCCATCCTGTGTTCCCTTCATTGTATATACAATTCCAGGCCCatacattctgggagttgtagtcctctcctcatacctcctcttttaatgtactctgatattacataacaggaggtataagaggagaagactacaactcccagcatttcccttgcacttacattgaatccatacTTCTTCACATGCATGGCTGGTCTTCTTCTTCAATACTTTACTGCACCGCTGACctccgcctcctgttctggtcacatgatggtgaggtcatcacaggtctttcATCCCTTcatctctgctgagctccgcctcctgcatctgacattatcacaggtcctgtcagcactagagtaaagcagggggccccttagacaatgggggcactgggccaggttgccccccccccccccaacgccgGCCCTGTCTGCAGGTCATCTTCAAATTGTTGCATTTTGTTTTCCATCAGAATCTGTGAGCATTTAATTAAGACTCAGCAGTTCAGTTTCCTTTTGAAAATAATATTctccatttaaagggaatgtgttaacTATATTTTTAACTAAATAAAAGCAGATAGTGAAGCACATTCATTCATTCTAATGTTTTTTATCTTCTGATATTagaatttttattgtattttagtaaaacagtaacatagtttataaggctgaaaaaagacatttgtccatctagttcagcctgttatcctgaaagttgatccagaggaaggcaaaaaaaaaaaaagtgattatgGAGAaaaccatcttgcctgagctgctgttgACAgtgtttagagatatgctttacagcagccacattgaCCTAATGGAGAGTTtactaggcatgttctgtgacctgtgcatagactattgtgcagggagggggactaGATAATCTGTGACTGTCCcctattgtgaatgatggatcctgtgttatctagatATATGTAATCCTGCATTTGATGACAATGAGatgcctgcaaaaaagtgtctctACAGAATAGGACAGTCACTACTGGGCCCATTTTTGTTTTTCCAATTTCATTTTTCCTCCCCACACTCTAATAGCCATAACTTtaaattttccattcatatagccatatgagggcttattttttgtgggataagttgtattttttaagagTACCATTTATTTTCCATGTatgttattggaaaatggggaaaaaaaatatttgtggagaattgaaaacaaaaaaacgcaattccaccaaggtttttggaGTTTTGACAACACggcgttcactgtgcactaaaaatgacataaagTCCTTATTCTGCTGCTCAATATGAATGCGGTGATACCAAACTTCTACAGTTTTTCttactgctttaaaaaaaaaaaaatttgaaaaaagaaaTCTACATTTTATTCacatcgccattttctgacagccataacttttatttccatccacagagctgtatgagagcttgttttttgcgggtcgAACAgtagttatttttttaaactttttatttgtaccatttttgtggtacgttcgactttttttatcactgttattcaattatttgggggggggagaatcatgtgtttttcattttttttccattacaacgttcaccgcatagaaaatgtttaaaatattttagacatttttagatgcagcgatacctgatatgttttaattgttaatatatattttatatgtaaaattgagaaAGAGGGGTTTAAATTTAAACTGATTTAAACTTTGAATGTTTTAATATTAAACAGCATATACTTTTTTAAcaataacttttaacccccttagggggctggaacctgggatctttcgatTGTAGAGAGATTCTATTACAGTAAATGGGATTttgacatgctccctgctgagctgtgcctcatgTACAGTCCAGCAGGGTGCTTACCATGGCAGTCTGGGAAGCTTCAGGAGGgttcaggctgccatggtaaccaaccaGAGCCCCGTCGtgatttcactgcaggggctctgatcggaaggcagagggagctgcatccctctgcctaaCTCCACAGATGCCACAATTGGTGTTGAGCTCAACATCTGAAGGGTTAAGTGACGGGGTTTGGCGTGATcgctgttccccgtcattgcagccaggtgttttctgtattatacagccagcacccgctgcatatggagcgggctcactgcagcagcccgctccatacattacCTCAGCCActgtgccgtaccggtacgtcacagTGGCTGAAGGCGTATTAGGCTTAGTGCTCAATCGGAAAACCGCAGGATTTCAGGATCTTTTTTTAAAagagattttactactgatgaccagtGATGATCAATatccgacactcgggacccctgccgatcagctgtttgagaaggcaccagcgctgccAGTGACGACATGTTTATCCATCacgtggcctatgtgcagcttatCCCCAGCTGTGATATcaagcacatccactatacaatgtaaggcGTCGTGGCATTCAAGGAGTgctagtgccttctcaaacagcagatctgtggaggtcccaggtgtcgaaccccaaccgatcagatactgttgtcctatcctgaggttaggtcatcagtagtaaaatccctttaaatatactgtcgatagtgacatggaaaattgaaaataacacaaaaaaatcTTTCAAATATGTTTAATGTAACATCTTGATTTTTTTCTTCATTaaacattccctttaagttataCGCATGTGACTGTCATTTTTCTACATCCTTTTGTAAGAGATCTTCTCATTTCATTGTTCCTGAAAGAATAGACAATGGGattcaacaaaggagtggctacaTTGTAGATGACAGATACCAGCTTATCACGTTCTGATGAGTAACTTGTTTTTGGCCGGACATAAGTGAAACTTCCAGTGCCATAGAATATATTGACTATAATAAGATGTGCAGCACATGTAGAGAACATCTTCTTCCTCCCCTCTACAGATGTAATTCTAAATatactaataactatgtatatatatgtgatgAGGAtgaataaaagtggccccagtcCAATAAATACTCCGCTTACTGCAAAGAGTACAATCTCATTCAGATATGGATCTATGCATGATAGTTTCAGAAGAGGTGGAATGTCACAAAATAAGTGGTTAATGAGATTATCACAGAAGGGCAGGCGATAGATCAAGCCAGTGTGTAGAGCTGAGTGTAATGCACTTGAAATCATTGTCCCAAACAACATTTTGTAGCATTTTCCCCAGTGCATAATATTATTGTAATGCAATGGAAAGCAGATGGCTGCATAGCGGTCGTAGGCCATAATAGCTAGAAGAAGACACTCAGCCCCTTCCACAAGAATCATGGTATATAGCTGCATGAAGCAACGCCCAAATGAAATACTTTGTTGGCGTGATACCAGAATGACCAACATTTGTGGCACTGTAGCAGATATATAGCAGGTGTCAACCATAGACAAATACCCTAAGAAAAAGTACATTGGGTTCTGAAGAGTAGGGTCCAGCTTTGTTATAGTGATTATTAGTAGGTTCCCGGATAATGTGATCACATAAATGGTCAAGAAACATGCAAATAATAATATCCTCTTCTCAGCTCTTTCTGGAAATCCCAGAATATTGAATTCAGTTATTGCAGTTGCATTTAGCATTTTCATTGCTTTGACTTGATTCATATGCCTGCAGAGTAAAATAATGGCAAACAATGGATGCTATGGAACTTAAATATTAAGGCTAGGATCACATCACATCTTAGTTttacattcttctgatctgtcagatgcaaaataactgtggagccccagttatgggtcttcaacatagagaaagccagatatccttcaaaggaaggaaaaccgagcaaaggggtgtctcaCTAATTTGTATTTCATTTTGTGCACTcactttaatttattttcattacaGTGAGAAGGACATTGTGAAAGACACTGAGATTTTGTCCATGACAACTTATCCAATATTTTCatgtaaagccattttttatcattAAAATACACCACTtttatggagtgaaaaagtcacaaactgcACGTAAACTGGCGTTTCTCTGCTGGCCTCGACACTTTTGTGAAAAGGGGGAGTACTGAAGGTGGGGAGGGTGCGGGACCAATGGCTCTCTGGTTTTCTGGCGTAGAAAAACACTAAAGTCTATGACAGCCTGGTACTGGTGGAGATATCAGTATAGGCGCATGGACTGCCAGATACTGCGCCAAATTTGTGATGAGGAGTGTGCCTTCATAAATTAGGCATAACatccagcagtgagcctggttATCATAGCCCAGTGTATGCCGCTGGACTATGATAAATCTCGCACATTATGTTGATCATACATATTAGATCAAAGTCGAGAAACATTGCAGATTTCAGGCCGGATTTAATGTTTATGAGAGCACCTTAACAGTCCCTCAACAGCatatttgagggggggggggggcggatgaaGAGAGATTAGACATGGTGGATTATTTCACCATCGTCACTCCTTCGTTCACATGAAGCGAAGCCATtgacatacacattattagcgtAATGCCTGCCAAATTCTATAATTTTGGCAGGACCAGCAGATAAAGCCTTCTGACCCTGGTGCACAGTGTATTGCAAATTCAAGGGGCACAATGTGTGGAGTTAGTATATACTGGAGCACAGTGTATTGCACTATTAATTTTAGGGGGCACAGTGTGTGGAGCTGTTATACtaaggctcattcagacagctgtATGCTTTTTGCGGTCTACAAAAATccagatcctttttttttgcagtcagttcagcatgtccacaaaaaaacgattgcattccgcatttttgacGACCCATAGGCTTCAATGCGGCCATGTCCTGATTCTCAATGACAAGTATAGgtcatgttttatttgttttgcggggccccataaaagtgaatgggtgtGCATATAATCCGCAAAATTGCCAATCAGATGCAGAAAatgctgaatgagccctaaggcaagaAGAGTATAGCACTCTCATATTCAGAAAACACAGTTGTGGAGCTATTATATTCAGGGGCATTGTATGGAACTATTAAATTTAGGAGGCACTTTACAGTATGTACCTGTTATTTTTAAAGCTACAATGTGGGAACATGCAGCAAAAAGTGAGGCGCCAAAGACATCTGGGTGACAAACTCTGGAGAGATGAGTCTGgctggaagaagtcatcatgaagGTCTGAACTAGAGAAGAAACAAATCTGAAGAAACTTCACCTGTTAGCAAGGCCGTTTTTAATGCGggtcagctgccccgggcccagttgctcctggggggcccaaggcagctgcctcttgagcccccacttgccagtggtgtagcgtgggtgGGGGGGTGTTGCCCCGGGTGCAAAATTCCAGGGGGCGctagcagggccgcaccgccaattaggcaaagtgaggcgatgGCCCCAGGCggagcggccctggtgacaagtggggggcagcagcagggcacaggaagcagggctcatctccatagtcatctgtatcgccgtcctcaggacagctaaacagatagatgtgctgctgcagggcaggggagagagaggcctctcccttccctgttcctctgataggctgcaggcactaggcctgcagcctatcagaggccgatgcaggcggcgcgatgacgtaattgcgccacctgagccgtacagcgcgggacacaggccggaagaggcctgcatcgcatcgctgccagcctgatggaggtaagtataagtgtttttttttatatggtactactttactggcacatgattggggggcatctatgggggcacttgttactggcacatgattggggggcatctataggggcacttgttactggcacatgattggggcatctatgggggcacttcttactggcacattattgggggcactatgggggcatctactgaggccacaaagaaggggtattttatatgggggaagggggagaggaacactatgggggcttctactaaggctacaaagaaggggtattttatatggggggctctgtataggggcattttatactggggaacattatggtgggtactatggggaaggggagagaggagtactatgggctcatctatggggtgcACTaagatggggtattttatacttgcaaattatgggggacactgaaggcatctactggggcactatatatggggcattttatactggtacactaTGGAGGGCACCatgaagaagggggagaggagaactatgggggcatttactgggggcactatataggggtattttatgctgccacattatgggggcactatggggatattagctcaactgggggcattgaaagggggtattttttgcacttacacattataaggagaattattactactggggggcattatgatgggctttaataCTACTGggtgtctatggggaacatgattactagtatgggcactatgggagcattattacttctggggcacagtggggacatgttgggggcactgtaggagcactattactaccatgtgtgctctaaaaaaaagtaatctgcaaaatactatatttgtgtcagaagttgtgcttttttaatttttagaataatgatacagccattttatttgatacttttgtgctgattctttttcccCCTCTATATTAGGGAATACTATAgttaccagaaccacaacagataaacgtagtagttctggtgtctatagcatgtctctgcaagctttttaatgtgaacactgccttttcagaaaaaaaggcagtatttacattactgccaaggaacacctctagtggccactcatcattattaaagtttactactctactagGTgtgtgaattattattttttgtgtgtgtaatgTGGTGGAGggagtgattgcatgctagggtgtggaaaggccggatccagggggcccaagtaaattcttgccaaggatccaatcaatattaacctcttaaggacacagggcgtccaGGTACGTCCTGGAagcggggactcgatgtctcagaaggcagcccgatgccatgcagaggctgcccaatgccttgcacggcatcgggatctgccttctacgggagacgaggagatccagcctcaggctgggtctcctagtgaacctgtttgtgtactactcactgtagtacacgaacaggcaatgcattagaatacaaatgtactgtaatgcattgcagaggggatcagacccccaaaagtgaacatcagaaataaagtaaagaaaaaaaagtaaaaaaaaaatgtttttaataaaattaataaagtaatacaattaaagtaaaaaaagaaaaaaaaaacatacattaggtatcgccgcatccataatgaccggctctataaatatatcacatgatccatcctgtccgataaataccataaaaaataaaaaataaaaacgtgcaacaccaagtgatcagaaaggcgtatgccccccaaaatagtaccaatctaaccgtcacccgcaaacaatgagcccctacctaagccaatcgcctaaaaaataaaaaaactatggctgagaatatggagacactaaaacataattttttttttgtttcaaaaatgctggtattgtgtaaaacttaagtaaataaaaaaagtatacatattaggtatcgccgcgtccgtaagaacctgctctataaaaatatcacatgacctaacccctcaggtgaacaccgtaaaaaaaaaaaaaaaactgtgtaaaaaaagtgtaatagcaagcgatcaaaaagtcatatgcaccccaaaatagtgccaatcaaaccatcatctcatcccgaaaaaaaatagcccctacacaagacagtcgcccaaaaaataaataaaactatggctttcagattgtggagacactaaagaattttttttttaaatgctttgttatgtaaaactgaaacaaatttggtattgtcgtgtccgtgacaacctgctctataaaaataccacatgatctaacctgtcagatgaatgttgtaaataacaaaaactaaaaacggtgccaaaacagctatttcttgttaccttgccacacaaaaagtgtaatatagagcaaccaaaaatcatatgtactctaaaatagtaccaacaaaactgccaccatatcccgtattttccaaaatggggtcacttttttggagtttctactctaggggtgctttaaatgggacatggtgtcaaaaaaccagtccagccaaatctgccctccaaaaacagtatggcattccttttcttctgtgccctgccgtgtgcccgtacagcagtttacgaccacatatggggtgtttctgtaaactacagaatcagggccataaatattgagttttatttggctgttaacccttgctttgtaactggaaaaaatggattcaaatgaaaaactgccaaaaaagtgaaattttgaaatgttatctctattttccattaattcttgtgtaacacctaaagggttaacaaagtttgcaaaatcagttttgaataccttgaggggtgtagtttgtaaaatgaggtaatttttgggtggtt from the Bufo bufo chromosome 2, aBufBuf1.1, whole genome shotgun sequence genome contains:
- the LOC120990819 gene encoding olfactory receptor 5V1-like translates to MKMLNATAITEFNILGFPERAEKRILLFACFLTIYVITLSGNLLIITITKLDPTLQNPMYFFLGYLSMVDTCYISATVPQMLVILVSRQQSISFGRCFMQLYTMILVEGAECLLLAIMAYDRYAAICFPLHYNNIMHWGKCYKMLFGTMISSALHSALHTGLIYRLPFCDNLINHLFCDIPPLLKLSCIDPYLNEIVLFAVSGVFIGLGPLLFILITYIYIVISIFRITSVEGRKKMFSTCAAHLIIVNIFYGTGSFTYVRPKTSYSSERDKLVSVIYNVATPLLNPIVYSFRNNEMRRSLTKGCRKMTVTCV